In one Komagataeibacter sp. FNDCR2 genomic region, the following are encoded:
- a CDS encoding efflux RND transporter periplasmic adaptor subunit has product MPDTQILPQAAHKPRLGWILLGGLCIFGIILLVGTIVRIHARHRLHAVNLASLVPAVTIVHPGGHAVDTLVLPGFLQAWYSAPVYARTSGYLRRWYVDIGQKVDEGQTLAEIDTPDVDLQLAAAKAALGTRTAQRDLARITSRRWDRLIAQNAVSQQETDERRGNFAASEAARHEAAADVERYETLSGFKRIIAPFPGVVTSRATDIGALIVAGTAASQPLFTVSDVRQLRLYVRVPQAYAARMHDGFLAQFTVPDYRDRKFEARLLHSADAVDSQSGTMLVQLVHDNTDNLLKPGAYAQVIFTFHGPGPQAPPSVRIPASCLLFRRDRTTVALVDDDNHVRIQPVSILTDFGTELEVTGLTPQSRIINTPPDDISEGDPVKPREDGHAS; this is encoded by the coding sequence ATGCCTGATACGCAGATATTGCCACAGGCGGCCCATAAACCGCGACTGGGGTGGATACTCCTTGGCGGGCTGTGCATCTTCGGGATCATCCTTCTGGTGGGAACGATTGTGCGCATCCATGCACGCCATCGGCTTCATGCCGTTAATCTCGCGTCCTTGGTTCCTGCCGTTACCATCGTGCATCCGGGTGGGCATGCCGTTGACACGCTGGTTCTGCCCGGTTTCCTTCAGGCATGGTACAGTGCGCCGGTCTATGCCCGGACCAGTGGCTACCTGCGGCGATGGTACGTCGATATCGGGCAGAAGGTGGACGAAGGCCAGACCCTGGCGGAAATTGATACGCCCGATGTGGATCTGCAGCTTGCCGCGGCAAAGGCGGCGCTGGGCACACGGACCGCGCAGCGTGATCTGGCGCGGATCACATCACGGCGGTGGGACCGTCTCATTGCGCAGAATGCCGTGTCCCAGCAGGAAACGGACGAGCGCCGGGGCAACTTCGCGGCCAGCGAGGCAGCCCGCCACGAAGCGGCGGCGGATGTCGAGCGGTACGAGACACTTTCCGGATTCAAGCGCATTATTGCGCCATTTCCCGGGGTTGTGACCAGCCGCGCGACGGATATTGGCGCGCTGATCGTCGCGGGCACCGCCGCCAGCCAGCCGCTTTTTACGGTATCGGATGTAAGGCAGCTCCGGTTGTACGTGCGGGTGCCACAGGCCTATGCCGCGCGGATGCATGACGGTTTTCTGGCGCAGTTCACCGTGCCGGATTATCGTGACCGCAAGTTTGAGGCGCGTCTCCTGCATTCAGCGGATGCCGTTGATTCACAGTCGGGCACCATGCTGGTCCAGCTTGTCCATGACAATACGGACAACCTTCTCAAACCCGGGGCCTATGCGCAGGTCATCTTTACATTCCATGGGCCGGGGCCGCAGGCCCCCCCGTCCGTGCGTATTCCGGCCAGTTGCCTGCTGTTCCGAAGGGACCGGACAACCGTGGCGCTGGTGGATGACGATAATCACGTCAGGATACAGCCGGTCTCGATCCTGACGGATTTCGGTACGGAACTGGAAGTAACGGGACTGACACCGCAAAGCCGGATCATCAACACGCCGCCGGACGACATCAGTGAGGGCGATCCGGTCAAACCCCGTGAGGATGGGCATGCGTCCTAA
- a CDS encoding efflux transporter outer membrane subunit: MFLLSLLCGCNLAPRYRKPAESGLPATFRETGPWTPARPAETAQRGDWWLVMGDEGLNRLEDRIEHGSPQLAAAVARYEQARALVRRARADFFPQIDATASAQRERALFPATGNYYEYRDYETGGTVSWEPDIWGRIRNLVAAARANAQASAADLAGIRLSLEGELGDDYFQLCGLDARISLLQRTVAAYTASLDLTTKRFMGGAANELDVGRARTQLSATQSQLEQQIADRALVEHAIAVLVGEQPSTFALAPSGGLAPVPAIPVTAPSQLLERRPDVAAAERHMAAANARIGVARAAFFPNITLGATGGTESVTGTLLAAGSGVWALGPALATLAIFDGGRRFANLAVTHAAYVEAAANYRQTVLTAFREVEDQLALLNHLADASARQEEAVVAAARTTYLATLQYREGAVDYLQVVIAQTAELQSREDLITINTRRLMGGIDLVRAMGGGWRNG; this comes from the coding sequence ATGTTCCTCCTTTCCCTGCTTTGCGGATGTAACCTGGCCCCCCGTTACAGGAAACCGGCGGAGTCCGGCCTTCCCGCCACGTTCCGGGAAACCGGGCCCTGGACCCCGGCCCGGCCAGCCGAGACCGCGCAGCGTGGCGACTGGTGGCTGGTCATGGGGGATGAAGGACTGAACCGGCTGGAGGACAGGATTGAGCATGGCAGCCCGCAACTGGCCGCGGCCGTGGCGCGGTATGAGCAGGCCCGTGCCCTTGTCCGGCGCGCACGCGCCGACTTCTTCCCCCAGATCGACGCCACGGCCAGCGCGCAGCGGGAACGCGCGCTGTTTCCGGCCACCGGTAATTATTATGAATACCGGGATTACGAGACGGGTGGCACCGTTTCATGGGAGCCCGACATATGGGGGCGTATCCGCAATCTGGTCGCCGCGGCGCGGGCGAATGCCCAGGCGAGCGCGGCCGATCTGGCGGGCATCCGTCTCAGCCTGGAAGGCGAACTGGGCGATGACTATTTCCAGCTATGCGGTCTTGATGCACGCATCAGCCTGCTGCAACGGACCGTGGCCGCCTATACGGCGTCCCTCGACCTGACAACGAAGCGATTCATGGGCGGGGCCGCGAATGAACTCGATGTAGGGCGGGCGCGGACCCAGCTAAGCGCCACGCAGTCCCAACTGGAGCAGCAGATAGCGGATCGCGCGCTGGTCGAACACGCCATTGCCGTGCTGGTGGGGGAGCAGCCATCCACCTTCGCGCTGGCCCCTTCGGGCGGCCTTGCGCCCGTGCCGGCCATTCCCGTAACGGCCCCTTCCCAACTGCTGGAACGCAGGCCGGATGTCGCGGCGGCAGAACGGCACATGGCGGCAGCGAATGCCCGGATCGGGGTGGCGCGGGCGGCCTTTTTTCCAAATATCACGCTGGGTGCGACGGGGGGGACGGAAAGTGTGACCGGCACCCTTCTGGCGGCGGGCAGCGGGGTCTGGGCACTGGGCCCGGCGCTGGCCACGCTGGCCATATTCGACGGGGGGCGGCGGTTCGCCAATCTGGCCGTCACCCATGCGGCCTATGTCGAGGCCGCCGCGAATTACCGGCAGACGGTACTGACCGCCTTTCGTGAAGTGGAGGACCAGCTTGCCCTGTTAAATCATCTGGCGGATGCGTCCGCGCGGCAGGAGGAAGCTGTCGTGGCGGCGGCGCGGACCACCTATCTGGCAACCCTCCAGTATCGGGAGGGGGCGGTGGATTACCTGCAGGTCGTTATTGCCCAGACCGCTGAATTACAGAGCCGCGAGGATCTGATCACGATCAATACGCGCCGCCTTATGGGGGGAATTGACCTTGTCCGCGCCATGGGGGGAGGCTGGCGCAACGGTTGA
- a CDS encoding YXWGXW repeat-containing protein, producing the protein MIMYDRNGWAVLIIMAALLTGGEAYAQPPVIVGPPPPGVIVRRPPPPPARREMVPRPRRGYVWAPGRWVWYPRGYVWRPGIWRRR; encoded by the coding sequence ATGATCATGTATGACAGGAACGGATGGGCTGTCCTGATAATCATGGCGGCCCTTCTGACCGGTGGGGAAGCTTACGCGCAACCTCCCGTAATCGTGGGGCCTCCACCCCCCGGAGTGATCGTGCGGCGCCCTCCGCCTCCTCCCGCACGCCGTGAGATGGTGCCGCGACCACGCCGGGGCTATGTCTGGGCGCCCGGACGCTGGGTGTGGTACCCGCGTGGCTATGTCTGGCGGCCGGGCATCTGGCGGCGGCGGTGA
- a CDS encoding DeoR/GlpR family DNA-binding transcription regulator, with protein MTDDLAPALSRHSSPSPRRRDNAGRQQRILDLLFETGNATIDDLAARFAVSRMTIHRDANALARQGLIEKLHGGITLRDRTATRKTVTYRKARATDSKQTIITHAISLIRPEQVLVLDDSTTVAEMLPLLPALAPLTIITNAMGVITALTPYSDLRLICLGGDYNRPRNAFFGLICEQAARGLHADTMFLSTSVIHGTTAFQNNPDVVKIKRVLMEISDRTILLADSSKFQTGGVYRLGGMDDFDLVLTDTQLEPAIREKLVAAGATLEVCGDHACC; from the coding sequence ATGACCGATGACCTGGCCCCGGCCCTTTCCCGCCACTCCTCTCCTTCCCCCCGCCGCCGGGATAATGCTGGCCGCCAGCAGCGTATTCTTGACCTTCTGTTTGAAACGGGAAACGCCACGATCGATGACCTGGCGGCGCGGTTCGCCGTCAGCCGCATGACCATCCACCGCGACGCCAACGCACTGGCGCGGCAGGGGTTGATCGAGAAACTGCACGGCGGCATCACCCTGCGTGACCGCACCGCCACCCGCAAGACCGTCACCTACCGCAAGGCGCGGGCGACCGACAGCAAGCAGACCATCATTACGCACGCCATATCCCTGATCCGGCCGGAACAGGTTCTGGTGTTGGATGATTCCACCACGGTTGCCGAAATGCTCCCCCTGCTGCCCGCACTGGCGCCCCTTACCATCATCACCAACGCCATGGGCGTGATTACGGCCCTTACCCCGTATTCCGACCTGCGCCTGATCTGCCTGGGGGGAGATTACAACCGGCCCCGCAATGCCTTTTTCGGGCTGATATGCGAACAGGCGGCGCGTGGACTCCATGCCGACACCATGTTCCTGTCCACATCCGTCATCCATGGCACCACCGCGTTCCAGAACAATCCCGATGTTGTCAAAATCAAGCGGGTACTCATGGAAATATCCGACCGGACCATATTGCTGGCGGACAGTTCCAAGTTCCAGACGGGGGGGGTGTACCGTCTGGGGGGGATGGATGATTTTGATCTCGTCCTGACCGATACCCAGCTTGAACCCGCCATTCGTGAAAAGCTGGTTGCCGCCGGGGCCACGCTTGAAGTCTGTGGTGATCATGCGTGCTGTTGA
- a CDS encoding FGGY-family carbohydrate kinase: MRRDFIIGIDCGSTATKAVIFSPTGQIVGTGRRRLARHMDRPHYVERDMGEAWLGVAQTIRMALADAGLSGQAIAAVGITAHGDGLFMLDRMGNPLGRGIMSLDSRATALHESWRQRGVLDQLVPVAGQRPYVYSASTLLAWIRDHEPERYHAIGSILFAKDWIRLCLTGEVATDMTEASTAFTDLHTQQYSREILDILGLGAIHACLPPMLESCTRAGGVTPAAAAATGLLAGTPVAAGLHDVTAAAVGMGHTCPGDMSLTAGTFSINEVFRDHPVTGDGWSCRAGYRRGLWNCMAISPASSSNLEWMAKLLLPHDGEATGLLMREVEARLATAREARTVPLFHPFLFGSPYAAPASASFFGVQSWHDRTDLFQAMVEGMVFNHRMHVTALRQTGAVARLGVSGGGSGQPAIAQLFADVLDMPVDISGVREAGALGAALTAAVAVGLYPDLEHAVDGLDVSCTTYRPDAARVAVYDSLYHRYVALTRAMRPFWQSLYDMTPQPTDQPPQPAIHPAIPLHLSGATVMGRMPS; encoded by the coding sequence ATGCGCCGGGACTTCATCATCGGAATTGACTGCGGGTCGACAGCCACCAAGGCAGTCATTTTTTCACCAACCGGTCAGATCGTGGGTACGGGGCGCAGGCGACTGGCCCGGCACATGGACCGGCCCCACTATGTCGAGCGCGATATGGGCGAAGCATGGCTGGGCGTGGCCCAGACCATACGCATGGCCCTGGCGGATGCCGGCCTGTCCGGGCAGGCCATCGCGGCCGTGGGGATCACGGCCCATGGGGACGGGCTGTTCATGCTCGACCGCATGGGCAATCCGCTCGGGCGCGGGATCATGTCACTCGACAGCCGTGCGACCGCGCTGCATGAAAGCTGGCGACAGCGCGGCGTGCTGGACCAGCTCGTGCCGGTTGCGGGGCAACGGCCCTATGTCTATTCGGCCAGTACGTTACTGGCGTGGATACGCGATCATGAGCCGGAGCGTTATCATGCCATCGGCTCCATCCTGTTCGCCAAGGACTGGATCAGGCTCTGCCTGACGGGTGAAGTCGCAACCGACATGACCGAGGCCAGCACCGCCTTCACCGATCTGCATACACAGCAGTATAGCAGGGAAATACTCGATATCCTGGGTCTTGGGGCGATACATGCCTGCCTGCCGCCCATGCTGGAATCCTGCACGCGCGCGGGGGGCGTGACCCCGGCGGCCGCGGCGGCGACCGGCCTGCTTGCCGGCACCCCGGTGGCGGCCGGGCTGCATGACGTCACCGCCGCCGCCGTGGGCATGGGCCATACGTGCCCCGGTGACATGTCGCTTACCGCCGGGACTTTTTCCATCAACGAGGTTTTCCGCGATCATCCCGTAACGGGCGATGGCTGGTCCTGCCGCGCGGGGTACCGCCGGGGGTTGTGGAACTGCATGGCGATCTCGCCCGCATCCTCCAGCAATCTGGAATGGATGGCGAAACTGCTGCTGCCCCATGACGGGGAGGCGACCGGCCTGCTGATGCGTGAAGTGGAAGCGCGTCTGGCCACCGCGCGAGAGGCGCGCACCGTGCCGCTTTTCCACCCCTTCCTGTTCGGTTCCCCCTATGCCGCGCCCGCCAGCGCGTCCTTTTTTGGCGTGCAGTCATGGCATGACCGCACGGACCTGTTCCAGGCCATGGTGGAGGGCATGGTTTTCAACCACCGCATGCATGTCACCGCCCTGCGCCAGACCGGGGCCGTGGCGCGGCTGGGTGTGTCGGGTGGGGGAAGCGGCCAGCCCGCCATCGCCCAACTTTTTGCCGATGTGCTTGACATGCCGGTGGATATTTCCGGTGTGCGGGAAGCGGGTGCGCTGGGTGCCGCGCTGACGGCGGCGGTTGCGGTCGGTCTGTATCCCGATCTGGAACATGCGGTGGATGGGCTTGACGTCTCATGCACCACCTACCGCCCCGATGCGGCGCGCGTGGCGGTTTATGACAGCCTGTACCACCGCTACGTTGCCCTGACGCGGGCCATGCGTCCGTTCTGGCAGTCCCTGTACGATATGACGCCCCAGCCGACGGACCAGCCGCCACAGCCCGCCATCCATCCCGCCATTCCCCTGCACCTGTCGGGTGCGACCGTAATGGGAAGAATGCCCTCATGA
- a CDS encoding glycerol-3-phosphate dehydrogenase/oxidase, with translation MNTCMPPDQARTEFDVIIIGAGINGVGLMRELALQNVRVLVVDRADICSGASCAPSRLIHGGIKYLETGEFRLVAQSTLERNLLLRNAAHMVHPLPTTVPVSSWFGGIVPSIRRFMGLGGKMADRGTVVTELGMLIYDFLGRHNRVMPRHRFFPRRQSRARWPHMASSVMATGMYYDAAITQPERLGYECVRDALMTESGCVIATYTRIEAFHDGTLTLRDRLSGRSWQARAPVMVNAGGAWIDQINAILGLRTRYIDGTKGSHLLLRHDALLRELDGHMVYFGTPDGRICLAYPFLGHVLVGSTDIRQGDPDTALCTDEEQAYMLDMLGALFPGFRFSADDVIYRYCGVRPLPASGASDPGAISRDHIVHEDRLGPAALFSLVGGKWTTFRGLAEEVADTILPRLGRARQVSTRRLPIGGGRNFPPPARQAIYTEGIAEAYGIPPERARTLFARYGTLAQDIARFCAHVSDMPLRSLPTYTRREIAFIARYEQVRHAADILYRRTTIALSGALTPDVAREVAEVAGDTLGWDADEIQRQARDAWQQAETCHHMAAHPVPETARPEAIGA, from the coding sequence ATGAATACCTGTATGCCGCCGGATCAGGCGCGAACGGAATTTGATGTCATCATCATAGGCGCGGGAATCAACGGCGTCGGGCTGATGCGTGAACTGGCCCTACAGAACGTGCGGGTGCTGGTGGTGGACCGGGCGGATATCTGTTCGGGGGCGTCCTGCGCGCCATCGCGCCTGATCCATGGTGGCATCAAATATCTTGAAACGGGCGAATTCCGCCTGGTCGCGCAATCCACGCTGGAGCGTAATCTGCTGCTGCGCAACGCCGCGCATATGGTGCATCCGCTGCCCACTACCGTGCCCGTTTCTTCATGGTTCGGGGGGATCGTGCCTTCCATCCGGCGGTTCATGGGGCTGGGCGGCAAAATGGCTGACCGGGGCACCGTGGTGACGGAACTGGGAATGCTGATTTATGATTTCCTTGGCCGCCATAACCGGGTCATGCCGCGTCACCGCTTCTTCCCGCGCCGCCAGAGCCGGGCGCGCTGGCCGCATATGGCCAGCTCCGTCATGGCGACGGGTATGTATTACGACGCCGCGATAACCCAGCCCGAACGGCTGGGTTACGAGTGCGTGCGTGACGCCCTGATGACAGAGAGCGGATGCGTGATCGCGACCTATACACGCATCGAAGCCTTCCATGACGGCACGCTGACCCTGCGGGATCGCCTGTCCGGTCGGTCGTGGCAGGCGCGGGCGCCGGTCATGGTCAATGCGGGCGGGGCGTGGATTGACCAGATCAATGCCATACTGGGGCTGCGGACCCGCTATATCGACGGCACGAAGGGATCGCACCTGCTGTTGCGCCATGACGCGCTGCTGCGCGAACTGGATGGGCATATGGTCTATTTCGGTACGCCGGATGGGCGCATCTGCCTTGCCTATCCATTTCTTGGGCACGTACTTGTCGGTTCCACCGATATACGGCAGGGCGACCCGGATACCGCCCTGTGCACCGATGAGGAGCAGGCCTACATGCTCGACATGCTGGGCGCCCTGTTTCCCGGGTTCAGGTTCAGCGCGGACGATGTGATCTACCGCTATTGCGGCGTGCGCCCGCTCCCCGCCTCCGGCGCATCCGATCCCGGTGCGATCAGTCGCGACCATATCGTGCATGAGGACAGGCTGGGCCCGGCCGCCCTTTTCTCGCTCGTGGGCGGGAAATGGACCACCTTTCGCGGCCTGGCGGAAGAGGTGGCCGATACCATCCTGCCGCGCCTGGGCAGGGCGCGACAGGTCTCGACCCGCCGGTTGCCTATTGGCGGGGGCAGGAATTTCCCCCCACCCGCCCGGCAGGCCATCTATACTGAAGGGATTGCCGAAGCATACGGCATCCCCCCCGAACGGGCGCGGACACTGTTTGCCCGCTATGGAACGCTGGCGCAGGACATTGCGCGGTTCTGCGCCCATGTATCCGACATGCCCCTGCGCAGCCTGCCCACCTACACCCGGCGCGAGATCGCATTCATCGCGCGGTATGAACAGGTTCGCCATGCGGCGGATATTCTCTACCGGCGCACGACCATCGCCCTGTCCGGCGCGTTAACGCCCGATGTCGCGCGTGAAGTGGCGGAAGTGGCGGGTGACACCCTGGGGTGGGACGCGGATGAAATCCAGCGTCAGGCGCGTGATGCCTGGCAACAGGCTGAAACATGCCACCATATGGCCGCCCACCCCGTGCCGGAAACCGCGCGGCCTGAAGCGATTGGAGCCTGA
- a CDS encoding triose-phosphate isomerase translates to MHPVPVWVGTSWKMNKGPAAAIETARALAAFTPPAGVQPFVVPPFTSLRDVCAILHDTPVLTGAQNTHWEDAGAWTGEISPAMVAECGADLVEIGHSERRAHFGETDWTVNLKVHAVLRHGMRPLVCIGDSAQEHDFGVTREVLARQIMIALHGVSPRKMARVLVAYEPVWAIGVNGRAAEAGFVAETHAHLRAVLVRIAGEEAGRCVPLLYGGSVTRENARAYTRLDNIDGVFVGRAAWNVTDFVQLIRSVAP, encoded by the coding sequence ATGCACCCTGTGCCTGTATGGGTCGGCACAAGCTGGAAAATGAACAAGGGACCAGCCGCCGCGATTGAAACGGCGCGCGCGCTGGCCGCCTTCACCCCGCCCGCGGGTGTGCAGCCGTTTGTGGTTCCGCCTTTTACATCGCTCAGGGATGTCTGCGCCATCCTGCACGACACCCCCGTGCTGACCGGCGCGCAGAACACGCACTGGGAGGACGCCGGGGCCTGGACGGGCGAGATTTCCCCCGCGATGGTGGCGGAATGCGGCGCGGATCTGGTGGAAATAGGCCATTCCGAACGCCGCGCCCATTTTGGTGAGACGGACTGGACCGTCAACCTGAAGGTCCATGCGGTGCTGCGCCATGGCATGCGGCCACTGGTCTGTATTGGCGATAGCGCGCAGGAACATGATTTTGGCGTAACGCGTGAGGTTCTCGCCCGCCAGATCATGATCGCGCTGCACGGTGTCTCGCCCCGCAAGATGGCGCGGGTGCTGGTGGCGTATGAACCCGTATGGGCGATTGGCGTGAACGGACGGGCGGCGGAGGCAGGCTTCGTGGCTGAAACCCATGCCCATCTGCGCGCGGTGCTGGTACGGATCGCGGGGGAGGAAGCGGGTAGGTGCGTGCCGCTTCTGTACGGGGGCAGTGTCACGCGCGAAAACGCCCGCGCCTATACGCGGCTTGACAATATAGACGGGGTCTTTGTCGGGCGCGCCGCGTGGAATGTTACCGACTTTGTGCAACTCATCAGGAGCGTGGCGCCATGA
- a CDS encoding DeoR/GlpR family DNA-binding transcription regulator, with product MNMTHLAESRTVAARRRAIVDYVITRGNVEIDELVHRFETSRMTIHRDLHALSGQGLVRKVHGGVTTLPNGIVESSMLYRLRRAVREKKAIAALAAGMIASGDVIALDDSTTARFLSDHLAGIGALTVLTNSLGIATTLAGAPDIRLLALGGCYHPTFDAFFGLLCEQAIGALRVNTLFMSVSAIHGLGAYHQEQDIVKVKHALMRAADRRVLLADSTKFGVTALNRLADLGEFDVLITDDGLPPDIRDHLHDRGIKVRMARSSAPDTLRTA from the coding sequence ATGAACATGACGCATCTGGCTGAATCCCGCACCGTTGCCGCCCGCAGGCGCGCCATTGTCGATTACGTCATCACGCGCGGCAATGTGGAGATTGATGAACTGGTCCACCGCTTTGAAACAAGCCGCATGACCATACATCGCGACCTGCACGCCCTGTCCGGGCAGGGGCTGGTGCGCAAGGTGCATGGCGGCGTGACGACCCTGCCCAACGGTATTGTCGAAAGCAGCATGCTTTACCGCCTGCGCCGCGCGGTCCGTGAAAAGAAGGCCATCGCGGCGCTGGCGGCGGGCATGATCGCATCGGGTGACGTGATCGCGCTGGATGATTCGACAACCGCGCGTTTCCTGTCGGACCATCTGGCCGGGATCGGCGCGCTGACGGTGCTGACCAACAGCCTTGGCATCGCCACCACGCTGGCGGGGGCGCCGGATATCAGGCTGCTGGCGCTTGGCGGGTGTTACCATCCCACTTTCGATGCGTTTTTCGGGCTGTTATGCGAACAGGCCATTGGCGCGTTGCGGGTGAACACGCTGTTCATGTCGGTTTCCGCCATTCATGGGCTGGGCGCCTATCATCAGGAACAGGACATCGTAAAGGTCAAGCACGCGCTCATGCGCGCGGCGGACAGGCGCGTACTGCTGGCCGACAGCACCAAGTTCGGCGTGACCGCGCTGAACCGCCTGGCCGACCTTGGGGAATTCGATGTGCTGATAACCGACGATGGCCTGCCCCCGGATATACGCGACCACCTGCATGATCGCGGCATCAAGGTGCGTATGGCCCGCTCAAGCGCACCCGATACACTCAGGACGGCATGA